In Kitasatospora gansuensis, a genomic segment contains:
- the prfB gene encoding peptide chain release factor 2, whose amino-acid sequence MAAVDPSEEIKSLETTMGSIEAVLDLDKIRADIAVLEEEAAAPNLWDDLANAQLVTSRLSFLQGELRRVQTLRGRVDDLSIMFELAEDEDDADTLAEALSELTSVQKAVEELEVRTLLSGEYDSREALVNIRAEAGGVDAADFAEQLMRMYLRWAERHGYPTEVYDTSYAEEAGIKSATFTVKVPYAYGTLSVEQGTHRLVRISPFDNQGRRQTSFAGVEVLPVVEQSDHVDIDEGELRIDVYRASGPGGQGVNTTDSAVRITHLPTGTVVSCQNERSQIQNKASAMNVLQAKLLELRRQEEKAAMNALKDSGSSWGNQMRSYVLHPYQMVKDLRTEFEVGNPQSVLDGDIDGFIEAGIRWRKQRETAA is encoded by the coding sequence GTGGCAGCCGTCGATCCTTCCGAAGAAATCAAGTCCCTCGAAACGACCATGGGGTCCATCGAGGCCGTCCTCGACCTGGACAAGATCCGGGCCGACATCGCCGTCCTTGAGGAGGAGGCAGCCGCCCCCAACCTGTGGGACGACCTGGCGAACGCGCAGCTGGTGACCAGCCGGCTCTCCTTCCTGCAGGGTGAGCTGCGCAGGGTGCAGACCCTCCGCGGCCGGGTGGACGACCTCTCGATCATGTTCGAGCTGGCCGAGGACGAGGACGACGCGGACACCCTCGCCGAGGCGCTGTCCGAGCTGACCTCGGTGCAGAAGGCGGTCGAGGAGCTCGAGGTCCGCACCCTGCTCTCCGGCGAGTACGACTCCCGCGAGGCCCTGGTCAACATCCGGGCCGAGGCCGGTGGCGTGGACGCCGCCGACTTCGCCGAGCAGCTGATGCGGATGTACCTCCGCTGGGCCGAGCGGCACGGCTACCCGACCGAGGTCTACGACACCTCGTACGCGGAAGAGGCCGGCATCAAGTCCGCGACCTTCACCGTGAAGGTGCCGTACGCCTACGGCACGCTCTCGGTCGAGCAGGGCACCCACCGCCTGGTCCGGATCTCGCCGTTCGACAACCAGGGCCGCCGGCAGACCTCGTTCGCGGGCGTCGAGGTGCTCCCCGTGGTCGAGCAGTCCGACCACGTCGACATCGACGAGGGCGAGCTGCGGATCGACGTGTACCGCGCCTCCGGCCCCGGCGGCCAGGGCGTCAACACCACCGACTCCGCGGTCCGGATCACCCACCTGCCCACCGGCACCGTGGTCTCCTGCCAGAACGAGCGCTCGCAGATCCAGAACAAGGCCTCGGCGATGAACGTCCTCCAGGCCAAGCTGCTCGAGCTGCGCCGGCAGGAGGAGAAGGCCGCGATGAACGCGCTCAAGGACAGCGGCAGCTCCTGGGGCAACCAGATGCGTTCGTACGTCCTGCACCCTTACCAGATGGTCAAGGACCTCCGGACGGAGTTCGAGGTCGGCAACCCGCAGTCCGTGCTGGACGGCGACATCGATGGCTTCATCGAGGCCGGTATCCGCTGGCGCAAGCAGCGTGAGACCGCCGCGTAA
- a CDS encoding serine/threonine-protein kinase: protein MRPVGSKYLLEEALGRGATGTVWRARVREDVVVPGIEPGRPVAIKILREELAADPDVVMRFLRERSVLLRLSHPNIVRVRDLVVEGELLALVMDLVDGPDLFHYLRGNGPFSPIAGSLLMAQIADALAVSHADGIVHRDLKPANVLLASSTVDGAEQMHPMLTDFGIARLADSPGITRTHEFVGTPAYVAPESADGRPQTSAVDVYGAGIMLYELVTGRAPFQGDSPIAILQAHLQQDPERPRTMPEPLWTVVERCLRKDPAERPGAVALAQALRVVAAGVGVHASPAQAEAAFEVGALLLPDPRPTPEYVAPTEPGVPVSAQFADSAFGGADPTQVLPSGQYDAAAATQLMTPQGAADRTSVLPPMPPAGPPPAAPSAPPVPSAPEQPHPWQTQLRAARDRNQQTEVSYFDPADFDEPQIAPQPYQARPQQQRPPQGYQQAPPPQPYQPYRPQQPGQPQQGRPQQGQQRPQPPGGYNQRPPVAPPPYQAQQQPQGYPQQGYPQQAPQPQPYQQQAPAPARRPEPAPPRRQEPPAPQQREPEPAREPRRRSRNRMYIPGLGCLKGCLMVIVVLAVAAVALWNFTDLPIWWQNVQDWFTSASDWVSNLTGSQ, encoded by the coding sequence GTGCGGCCAGTCGGCAGCAAGTATCTGCTTGAGGAAGCCCTCGGGCGCGGGGCCACCGGCACCGTCTGGCGGGCCAGGGTGCGCGAGGACGTCGTGGTGCCCGGGATCGAGCCCGGGCGGCCGGTGGCGATCAAGATACTGCGCGAGGAACTGGCCGCCGACCCGGACGTGGTGATGCGCTTCCTGCGCGAGCGCTCGGTGCTGCTCCGGCTGAGCCACCCGAACATCGTCCGGGTCCGTGACCTGGTGGTCGAGGGCGAGCTGCTGGCCCTGGTGATGGACCTGGTCGACGGCCCCGACCTGTTCCACTACCTGCGCGGCAACGGCCCGTTCAGCCCGATCGCCGGGTCCCTGCTGATGGCCCAGATCGCCGACGCGCTGGCGGTCAGCCACGCCGACGGCATCGTGCACCGCGACCTCAAGCCCGCCAACGTGCTGCTCGCCAGCAGCACCGTGGACGGCGCCGAGCAGATGCACCCGATGCTGACCGACTTCGGCATCGCCCGCCTCGCCGACTCCCCGGGCATCACCCGCACCCACGAGTTCGTCGGCACCCCCGCGTACGTCGCCCCCGAGTCCGCCGACGGCCGCCCGCAGACCTCCGCGGTGGACGTCTACGGCGCCGGAATCATGCTGTACGAGCTGGTCACCGGCCGGGCGCCGTTCCAGGGCGACAGCCCGATCGCGATCCTGCAGGCCCACCTCCAGCAGGACCCGGAGCGCCCGCGCACCATGCCCGAGCCGCTCTGGACGGTGGTCGAGCGCTGCCTGCGCAAGGACCCGGCCGAGCGGCCCGGCGCGGTCGCGCTGGCCCAGGCGCTGCGGGTGGTCGCGGCCGGTGTCGGCGTGCACGCCTCCCCGGCCCAGGCCGAGGCGGCCTTCGAGGTCGGCGCCCTGCTGCTGCCCGACCCGCGGCCGACACCCGAGTACGTCGCGCCGACCGAGCCCGGGGTGCCGGTCTCCGCGCAGTTCGCCGACTCCGCCTTCGGCGGTGCCGACCCGACCCAGGTGCTGCCCTCGGGGCAGTACGACGCGGCCGCCGCCACCCAGTTGATGACCCCTCAGGGCGCCGCCGACCGGACCTCCGTGCTGCCGCCGATGCCGCCGGCGGGCCCGCCGCCCGCCGCCCCGTCGGCCCCGCCCGTCCCGTCGGCCCCGGAGCAGCCGCACCCGTGGCAGACCCAGCTCCGGGCCGCCCGGGACCGCAACCAGCAGACCGAGGTCAGCTACTTCGACCCGGCCGACTTCGACGAGCCGCAGATCGCACCGCAGCCGTACCAGGCCCGGCCGCAGCAGCAGCGCCCGCCGCAGGGCTACCAGCAGGCACCCCCGCCGCAGCCGTACCAGCCCTACCGCCCGCAGCAGCCCGGCCAGCCGCAGCAGGGCCGGCCGCAACAGGGTCAGCAGCGCCCGCAGCCGCCCGGCGGCTACAACCAGCGCCCGCCGGTGGCCCCGCCGCCGTACCAGGCGCAGCAGCAGCCCCAGGGGTACCCGCAGCAGGGCTACCCCCAGCAGGCCCCGCAGCCGCAGCCGTACCAGCAGCAGGCCCCCGCCCCGGCCCGCCGTCCCGAGCCCGCCCCGCCGCGCCGCCAGGAGCCCCCGGCCCCGCAGCAGCGCGAGCCGGAGCCGGCCCGGGAGCCGCGCCGTCGCAGCCGGAACCGGATGTACATCCCCGGCCTGGGCTGCCTCAAGGGCTGCCTGATGGTCATCGTGGTGCTGGCGGTGGCCGCCGTGGCGCTGTGGAACTTCACCGACCTGCCGATCTGGTGGCAGAACGTCCAGGACTGGTTCACCAGCGCCAGCGACTGGGTGAGCAACCTGACCGGCAGTCAGTAA
- a CDS encoding serine/threonine-protein kinase, protein MARKIGSRYTVHQVIGRGSAGTVWLGEGPDGPVAVKLLREDLASDQVLVGRFIQERTALMSLDHPRVVGVRDMVMDGDDLALVMELVQGADLRSRLDRDGPLTPLAAVSVIADVADGLAAAHAAGIVHRDVKPENVMLDLAAPAGPGGAPRAKLTDFGIARLVDAPRRTRATRIIGTPDYLAPEIIEGLEPRAAVDIYALATVLYELLTGFTPFGGGHTGAVLRRHVTETVPPIPGLPDGLSRIIGECLAKAPASRLRAAELADRLREQLPYLAGLPAHVPPQGKAPAEELITPGEAVYAEVDAGPGTHRRRRGPAVPLVPAPSPDSTRDTHTSLRRPSAQELASYAAESQAQRREAAPASGHRKGRRALVRRRRLYAVLLAVVLLLAGAAAAYSAFAASSPGTRAGASAPWSTDPGADTHARSAAPNH, encoded by the coding sequence TTGGCACGCAAGATCGGCAGCCGGTACACCGTCCACCAGGTGATCGGCCGGGGGTCCGCCGGGACCGTCTGGCTCGGCGAGGGCCCGGACGGACCGGTGGCAGTCAAGCTGCTGCGTGAGGATCTGGCGTCCGATCAGGTACTCGTGGGGCGGTTCATCCAGGAGCGCACCGCGCTGATGAGCCTGGACCACCCCCGGGTGGTCGGGGTCCGCGACATGGTGATGGACGGCGACGACCTGGCCCTGGTGATGGAGCTGGTGCAGGGCGCCGACCTGCGCTCCCGGCTGGACCGGGACGGCCCGCTGACCCCGCTGGCCGCTGTCTCGGTGATCGCCGACGTGGCCGACGGCCTGGCCGCCGCCCACGCCGCCGGGATCGTGCACCGGGACGTGAAGCCGGAGAACGTCATGCTCGACCTGGCCGCCCCGGCCGGGCCCGGCGGCGCCCCCCGCGCCAAGCTCACCGACTTCGGCATCGCCCGCCTGGTGGACGCCCCGCGCCGGACCAGGGCGACCAGGATCATCGGCACCCCCGACTACCTGGCCCCCGAGATCATCGAGGGCCTGGAGCCGCGCGCCGCCGTCGACATCTACGCGCTGGCCACCGTGCTGTACGAGCTGCTGACCGGCTTCACCCCGTTCGGCGGCGGCCACACCGGCGCGGTGCTGCGCAGGCACGTCACCGAGACCGTGCCGCCGATCCCCGGCCTTCCCGACGGACTGTCGAGGATCATCGGCGAGTGCCTGGCCAAGGCCCCGGCCTCCCGGCTGCGCGCCGCCGAGCTGGCCGACCGGCTGCGCGAGCAACTGCCGTACCTGGCCGGGCTGCCCGCGCACGTCCCGCCGCAGGGCAAGGCCCCGGCCGAGGAGCTGATCACCCCGGGCGAGGCGGTCTACGCCGAGGTGGACGCGGGCCCCGGCACCCACCGCCGTCGCCGCGGCCCGGCCGTCCCGCTGGTGCCGGCCCCCTCGCCGGACTCCACCCGGGACACCCACACCAGCCTGCGCCGCCCGTCCGCCCAGGAGCTGGCCTCGTACGCGGCCGAGTCCCAGGCCCAGCGCCGCGAGGCGGCCCCGGCGAGCGGCCACCGGAAGGGGCGGCGGGCCCTGGTCCGGCGCCGCCGGCTGTACGCGGTGCTGCTCGCCGTGGTGCTGCTGTTGGCGGGTGCGGCGGCCGCGTACTCGGCCTTCGCCGCCTCGTCCCCCGGCACCCGTGCCGGGGCCTCCGCTCCGTGGTCGACCGACCCCGGCGCGGATACCCATGCACGGTCGGCGGCCCCGAACCATTAG